In Paroedura picta isolate Pp20150507F chromosome 12, Ppicta_v3.0, whole genome shotgun sequence, one DNA window encodes the following:
- the MPZL2 gene encoding myelin protein zero-like protein 2, translating into MARAASVRRLLLLLLVLWPVAAIDIFTPKTLDALNGTDVRLKCTFYSHAPPGKRLTVTWNFRPHSGGPDQNVFYYHEQPFPVTMGRFFGRVTWDGNIQKSDASLLLWNVSPADNGTFQCQVKNPPDVDGNIGEIQLVVGLKVVLSEMHILSLAIGSTCVLMILLVVVVVVCRQQRQKRLEKSMEMVEPERDRSQKEKLKPAQPEEEVMARQGERA; encoded by the exons ATGGCCCGAGCGGCGAGCGTccgccggctgctgctgctgctcttgg TGCTCTGGCCTGTGGCGGCGATTGACATCTTCACCCCAAAGACCCTGGACGCCCTGAATGGGACCGATGTCCGCTTAAAGTGCACCTTCTACAGCCATGCCCCTCCTGGGAAACGGCTGACGGTGACCTGGAACTTCCGTCCCCACTCCGGTGGCCCTGACCAGAAC GTGTTCTACTACCATGAGCAGCCTTTTCCCGTGACGATGGGCCGCTTCTTTGGCCGAGTGACATGGGACGGCAACATCCAGAAGAGCGATGCCTCCCTCCTGCTGTGGAACGTGAGCCCAGCTGACAACGGCACCTTCCAGTGCCAGGTGAAGAACCCCCCAGATGTGGATGGGAACATTGGGGAGATCCAGCTGGTGGTGGGGCTGAAAG TGGTTCTCTCAGAGATGCACATCCTGTCCCTCGCCATTGGCTCTACTTGCGTGCTCATGATcctcctggtggtggtggtggtggtgtgccGTCAGCAACGGCAGAAGCGGCTGGAGAAGAGCATGGAGATGGTGGAGCCAGAGCG TGACAGGTCACAAAAGGAGAAGCTGAAGCCAGCTCAGCCAGAAGAGGAGGTGATGGCCAGGCAGGGAGAGCGAGCCTGA